The window ataattaATATGCATATATTCCTTATTAAAATGGTCAGCGAGTCACTGCTACTGAACATtcactgatttttatttattttatttttaatttattctttattttaatggtgAGTACTGacatttttgggggaatttatttaaaaaaaatgtatatgctcAGTTTTCATTCCTAGAATTGATTAGCACTGATGATGGTGGtgtgatggtggtgatggtgatgtTTTGTATGTATAGTAATGTCTTATGTTGAATATTCTTTTATTCATTATCCACATAATGCACAAAGAAATTGTCTATTTTCAGTCCAGCTCACTTAAAATCCAATTCACTTAATTGGCCATCATGTGGTTAAACAGTGTAATTTTTCACTCTGAAATACAGTatcagtctcaaaaaaaaatcccaacgGGCTCCAAAAGCAGCTGTAGAATTCTGTAATTGACCAATCAGAGTCAAGTTTTAACAACACCATGAAATAATATGACTAACATCTTGTTTATAAACTGTTTCTTCTCTCTCCAGCTGACTACATCGTCATGCAGTTTGGCAGAGTAGCTGAAGACATCTTCACTCTGGACTTCAACTACCCCATGTGCGCTCTCCAAGCCTTCGCCATCGGCCTGTCCAGCTTCGACAGTAAGCTGGCCTGTGAGTGAACCGCCCATCAAACTTCCACACCACCGCcacctttcctttcctccccccGAATCTCTTCTCACGGGACCGCCTGGAGGCCGACAGCTACACCGCTCACATCACCCGGAGAACCCAGTTCACCCAGAAGTCAAGACACGAAGACTGAAAATAAGAGCGAGAGGATCTGAGATGTTGGCGCTCTGTCGGCCGAACCAACACGCCTCGATCCCTGAACGGAttccttatttttttcactttagtgTGGTTATTTCAATATCAGTTTTtgtaccgtgtgtgtgtgtacaaatgtaaacaacctaaaaagggaaaaaagaaaatcacaccATTCTCATCTGTGCTGGAGACTCTTTATCAGACATCTGGTGCAGAACTGATGTTAAATTTATCACTTAGTCATTGTTTAAAGGGCGGTGATGTCTTTTCTGTTGCCTTTAATTTTGAtttcattcagtgttttttttaactctaaagGATGGAAATGCCTGCTGAGATGTTACTCTGCAGGGCATGAAACATTTTGAATTACCTTTCCTCTGGCGCCACCTTCAGGCCAAACTTAAGAGTTATTTGGTAATAAGGGacaaagaaaaaggaagaaagttttcttttccatccatccaacagtcTTTTTTCCAGTAAAGTCATGGGCATCACTCTCTCCACTAGCGACACAATTTCAGCCTTGTTTACATCTTTAAATGTGGCTACGTGGTTTAACTGCCATCTCCATATAactcacttgttttttattattgtgtggaAGGTGCATTATTATTCAGAACAGGCCTGTCTGTCTTATGGCTTTTGTGTTTTACTTGTGAATAATTGTAATTTTTATCTTGtgactgtgatttttttgtcataacaaGTTGGGTTatcatgaaaaagaaaacattaatgcagaattgcacatttaaatagaaagGATAAACATTCTGTATATAAAATGCCTTCTTATTTGCTCATTTCAAGctgtttttaaacataaaatactaATTTCAAGAAAGGAATTTTAAAGTGAAGCGTCGATACACAAGAGAGCTTATATTTTCATTCCTAAATTTGAGTATTCAGAATATAagttttatcatcattttattgAGTGGAGATGGAGTTGGAGGCAATTTTGTACAgtctacatttttttcaaagccTCAACACTATAACTGcctgtttctcttcatctccatCTTCTCCCTTTTTAATTATAAGGGAAACTTAAGggaaattaataaaggaaagaaTCCTTTACGTCATCATTAAATGTCCTTAATATTTTGCTAATTCAGTGTACTGTATGTCTGTGAGGGACATGgaaattaaacagaaaacatCTGTGTGGTACAAACACATTCAGGGTCAACCGTCTAATCTggatccttcaaaataaaagcattcaaTACATTTCAGGGATAGATTCaattactgttaaaaaatactcaaactgATACAAATACCTAATTTTAAGGAAAttgatgtgaaaaaatattttcaagtgTGCCAGCAATTTATGAAAATccagttttgtcattttgtgtgttttgcagagagagaaaaaaagaatttataaaaaaatattttgaaatataataaatactgtatgCCTTTGCTACTTTGGTGAAACACATTCCAGTctgacatttgaaaaaaaaaatgcaaaaaaagtatatggctgtattttatcatttgaaaataaaactggGCGATCAAAACTTGTTTATCATGTGGAAATACAAAGAGATGAATGTATTCAGTGAacagtttattttcataaacACGACAACAGATGTAAATTCAAATCAGACAAAAACCTTtgagtgaaaaacaaaagtacTTATTTCCATCGATGTAAAATGTTTGAATaaccaaaataaatgcattttgaaaaaaataaagtgcctCGTAAGCTTGAACTGCTCTTTCTTTACTGTTGTGCGGaactttattgcacatttttgaGCGAACTGagcatattttaataacatttcaGCTCATCTTACAACTGGATACCTAtacaaaaattattagaccacctttgttttcttcagtttattgttcattttaatgcctggtacaactaaaggtacatttgtttggacatatataatgatagcaacaaaaatagctcataagagtttaataaaagagctgatatctagacattttccatggttttcttaaaagttattatcaaggaaaccatggaaaatgtctagatatctgctcttaaattaaactcttatgagctatttttgttgttatcattatatgagtttaatctaagagctgatatctagacattttccatggtttccttgataataaccaaaacaatttttaagaaaaaccatggaaaatggctagatatcatctctttaattaaactcttatcatgataacaacagaaatagctcatatttgtctaaacaaatgtaagttaattgtaccaggcattaaaatgaagaataaactgatgaaaaagggtgatctaatatttttttccatgactctatgCCTGAACAATAAGCATCAACTAGCTCCCCTGCTATCAAAGACTCTCCTCATTATATTTCCACCTCCCCGGGCAGGTCTCTGTAGTTGACCAGGTAATACGGATAACACTGGCAGCTGTCGAAGACGACAAAGACTGTCGGGTTGTTAATGTTGTCCACGCACGTGTGGAGCGTGAGCTTCTTGGACCTGGAGTTGGGCGGGCGGCGGTAGTCTCTCCGCCCCACACACACGTTCCCCACCAGGACCTTGGCCAGGAAGATGTGGCAGACCTCAGATGGAGTCTTTGGTGAGAACTTGTGTGCATAGGAGGCGTCCGTGGTGAAGTAGGAGCCGATGCCGAAAGACGTCCCGTTGACCCCGGCCATACGGGGGTCAAAGTTGTTCCTGCAGATTCCCTCTACGGCCTCTTGGTTCGTCCCGTGGAACACGTGTCTCTCCAGAGGCTCCGCTGTGTGGTGTTCCTTTATCATGTGAGCTTTCTGCCTAGAAGGACAATGCACATACAGCAACAAAGTTAAAAGGATACTTCACATTTACTTATTACGAGAGGTGTGAATCAACAGAGGCCCCACGAtccgattttatcctgatacttgagtcacaatacgatattattgcgattttaagcattttgcgattaGTATTCCGATACAATATaatgtgatttaactgtttaaccctttgatgcacaacatgggtctaaagtgacccgactgagtttttaattttctatatctttgcaataaattaatttcatcattcagtattccaggttttcctcaatcaatttgtttttgattatcatacatcctatttttttgtttttcatttgcataaaaaccctttttttatcactacgcttctaatgcacaacatgggtcaaaaatgtcattatggggtattgtgtgtataattttaaggaaaaattaattGAATCAATTTTgaaataaggctgaaacataaaaaaatttggaaaaaagtgaagcgctgtgaaaaccttccagacacagtgtatgtgtgacaaaatgatacataaacatgttaaatatatgagtgtggaaagtaactatttgaaacaaattattattattattattatagtattaggtcatttaattttaaatcaaatttggatgaacgagtcatttttgacccatgttgtgcattaggagggttgtccatatgttgtgcatcaaagggttaactgcattttgtgtgcacaaaataaaaaaattcttcattgaatttagtcaaataagagaaaattctcagtctattcatctctttttgtttctccacaatgagagtcaaacccacagactgaccaacaaagtattcagtcaaactgaactgaactgatatcaaacatgtatggacaacaacaactgcagcattttatcaaactttcaaaaactttaggattcactgctctgaattttttttaataaaaaataaaaaaagctgaactttgcagctttatttcgacaacttcccgacatgatagcgtgacacacatggtgcctatagatttctTGATcctagatcttctagtttcatatgataccagtatatccagtatattcctaaaagtgagcccgctacaacctccgaaaaaaaaacagcctaaaTACTGACGGCCaccggaacgctaaatatcaatacttgcgaccatgaatcgatataatattgccctGCAAATTGCAAACAATTGCGATACtttgctgtatcgattttttcccggCCTCTACTTATTACTACTTATTCAAAAAGATGcatattaagttttttttacgCAGCTAAAGCCCTTTTCATACTACATTTCCACAAAAGTGCTGTGATGAGCTCTGCTGCCATTTTGCCTTATGACGTTCATACTGACTGTAATATTGACGTTCATTCACATTGCAGCCCAGCATTGATCACATCTCACCAATTTAACGGCCCTTTACGTCCCCCATTACACCTCTGGGACATTCAGACTGGAGGGAGCGTAAATATAGCGGCCTGAAACAGCACTCTGAAAGGAGCTTAAAATACATTGCCCCCTTCATCAAACTGATTATGTGTAAGTACCTCATACTATACCTCATACCTCATACTAACCTCTGATACTTGTCCCAGTGGAGGCGGTTGTGGACCTGCTGGATGTTGACGATGTCCACCCTGGTCTCGGGCAGACTCTCATAGAAGAAACTTTGAACGCTCCGGTAGGCCTTGGAGCCGGCTGGAAGCTCCACCAGGCTGTAGTCCTGCTCCGAGGCCAGACACCACACTGGGGGGTACCAGCAGCTGAACTCAGCCAGAGGGTCCAGGCTGAAGTTGTTCCCTGGAGGAGGGGGGTCAGTACGGAGTCCCGTCCTGggtagagagagaggaagggacgGTGTTTATGTGATCAAGACAAATCCCAAACCATTTCCTTTGTGTTTAACTGTCAATGTAGCAGCAGCTGTGGACAATCACAATAACTATTAGTGGTtgaccgatacgggttttttaaggccgataccgattattttgacatcagtcttaactggtccctgatatgtgctgccgatttttttgggcagattcttgaagccgatattgccttttctccctccatgataaaaatgacacaatgataacaaatgttacacaagtctcaatttaaacaaaaatttgAAAAGTGAAATGAGCTTATTGATCGGTGAACGCACACAcataactgcagcattttatcaaactttcaaaaactttaagattaatttctcagattttttttgaataaaacattttttaaaaagctgaactttcacatttattttttattttatttaattttttccttttttttttttttggcccaccACCAACACCccacttttggaggacaactttatttttatttacagaacaagaagaggtcaaacaacttaaacagaaaataagtaaaaaataatcaaaaaaagaaagagtagATATTTAACTTAACTTTGCAGATTTATTTCGTCAACTCCCGGACAatatatcctgacgcacatggtgccagtatctccagtatattcctaaaagtgagcccgcgacgacctttgaaaaacaaaacaaacaaaaaaacgccTAAATACTGACGGCCaccggaacgctaaatatcgatacttggcgaccatgaatcgatataatgttgctacgcaaaatattgcgatactatgctatATCGCATGTATCGGCCAATGTGGATACAgttaaaaaacgcaaatatcggtctacctctaataactatttacttttaattaaaagCCTGAGTGAAAAGGAGACAGAGGAAAGGATACTGACTGCAGGTGAGGCTTCATGGACTCAGGGGAGCGGTATACGGGTCTGCAGCGGATCTCTCTCTTGAACCCGGTGGTGACGTTGGTCTGGGTCATGACGGTGAAGTCCACCTTGTACTGCTGAGAGCCGATGAAGAAGGAACACTCGGGctccttttctttcatcttGTTTAGCAGGATTGTGGACACGTCCTATGAACAGAGGAACCAATCAGTGGACAAGATAGAAGCTGCTGAGAAacgaaaatgaaaaaaaaaaaaagaaaatatttcaccTGGCCGTACTCGGCCCAGTAATGGATGTCCCACCAGTAGAGCTTCCACTTGCTGGGGAAGTAAGGGTTCTTGAGAGGACTCTCAGAGTTCGTCAGTCGTCTGACAGCATCATACTTCTCAAACTCTTCCAGATCCATTGAGTCAAAGTGGAGATTGTAGCGATGTGGCCTGAAGGGAGTGATGGACAAAACAGCATTGTAAGGTTACAAAAACGAAAGGGAAGATAACGATATGAAAGTAGAACCTTTAGGAGATCCATTGGTACCAATGAAATAACCCCCCAAAGTCACGCAACATTTCTGGTGATGGAAAACCttgtctgaatgaaaatggtcCTATTGATACAAAGATCCAGTGAGCTCAATTTTGTCCATGTGTCATGATGTCAGTTCccagaattacatttttaactataTTAATTAATTCCGTCCCCTTTGAAgagtttaaaacacacaaatatactaacttttggtttggtttggagTTATCAGTAAAATAATGATCTTTATCAGTAGAAAATATCTTCTTATAGCAGGggtctaattacctgggggccgttggagacagtatcaaaatgaccaaaaaaagacacaaaattacaaaaaaaacactcaaaatgacagaagaaaaaacaaaattaaattaaaaagacacaaaatgaccaaaaaagacacaaaattacaaaaaagacacaaaatttcagaataaaaactaaattacttaaaaagacacaaaatggcaaaaaaaaagacacaaaatgaccaaaaaagacacaaaattacaaaaaagacacaaaatgactgaaagaacactaaattactttaaaaagacacaaaattaccaaaaaagacacaaaattattttaaaaagtaattaaagagaccttccacacacaacacattaaagtgccattcatataaaactcacattaaactttcatatcaaggtgggggccacaaaatattgtcacgagggccgcgagtttgagacccatgtcttATAGTAACATGCAGTAACATTTACCGtagttattttactttactcACCCGTCCTTGATGCTGATTGACTCTTGGTCCACATTACAGTACAACCTCTCCAGTAGGAGCTGGGAGGGCGGAGGGATGCTGGTCCAGCGGTGGCTGTTGAGGCACCACAGCTGCCAGTGGAAGGGGTAGGGCGTGTGGTGCAGCTTGCACTTCGCCGCTTCACTACACGACCCCAGGAGGAAGTGGTCACAGATCTCGATGTCAGGGGAGCTCTTGGTGTGGTACACAGCGGGGACTGACGGGTTGGTGGCGGTGGCTTTTGAAATGATGGGGACCAGTTTCTTGGAAGGGGTGCTGGGCTGAACGGCAGGCTGTGGTTGGGTGATGACCAGAGGCAGGAAGGTGGCTGGCGTCGGGGCTGGAGGCATGGGCTGTGGTTGGACTGGGAGGCTCGGCAGCAACTGGGTGGTGTTTTGGGGAATGGTGAGCAGGACGCAGGAGTT of the Centropristis striata isolate RG_2023a ecotype Rhode Island chromosome 22, C.striata_1.0, whole genome shotgun sequence genome contains:
- the LOC131960840 gene encoding protein mono-ADP-ribosyltransferase TIPARP-like — protein: MSRKPPKRGAKRKLAVSNVILEQQSKSSKVTFLSPSLILLEIPPDTNTSLPVWEAMRSQQVHVAWTVHPYSVSVHLTPETPQRGTTSSSRGKNTSSGTSVPSPGTLQPQMVLQPVTLQHGVIQNSCVLLTIPQNTTQLLPSLPVQPQPMPPAPTPATFLPLVITQPQPAVQPSTPSKKLVPIISKATATNPSVPAVYHTKSSPDIEICDHFLLGSCSEAAKCKLHHTPYPFHWQLWCLNSHRWTSIPPPSQLLLERLYCNVDQESISIKDGPHRYNLHFDSMDLEEFEKYDAVRRLTNSESPLKNPYFPSKWKLYWWDIHYWAEYGQDVSTILLNKMKEKEPECSFFIGSQQYKVDFTVMTQTNVTTGFKREIRCRPVYRSPESMKPHLQTGLRTDPPPPGNNFSLDPLAEFSCWYPPVWCLASEQDYSLVELPAGSKAYRSVQSFFYESLPETRVDIVNIQQVHNRLHWDKYQRQKAHMIKEHHTAEPLERHVFHGTNQEAVEGICRNNFDPRMAGVNGTSFGIGSYFTTDASYAHKFSPKTPSEVCHIFLAKVLVGNVCVGRRDYRRPPNSRSKKLTLHTCVDNINNPTVFVVFDSCQCYPYYLVNYRDLPGEVEI